In a single window of the Arachis hypogaea cultivar Tifrunner chromosome 6, arahy.Tifrunner.gnm2.J5K5, whole genome shotgun sequence genome:
- the LOC112695702 gene encoding glycogen synthase kinase-3 homolog MsK-3 isoform X1 has protein sequence MASAGVAPASGVKDMNGSSVAVERLPDEMNDMKIRDDREMETAVVDGNGTETGHIIVTTIGGKNGQPKQTISYMAERVVGHGSFGVVFQAKCLETGETVAIKKVLQDKRYKNRELQTMRLLDHPNVVSLKHCFFSTTEKDELYLNLVLEYVPETVNRVIRHYNKMNQRMPLIYVKLYSYQIFRALAYLHNSIGVCHRDIKPQNLLVNPHTHQLKICDFGSAKILVKGEPNISYICSRYYRAPELIFGATEYTTAIDIWSGGCVLGELLLGQPLFPGESGVDQLVEIIKVLGTPTREEIKCMNPNYTEFKFPQIKAHPWHKIFHKRMPPEAVDLVARLLQYSPNLRSTALEALVHPFFDELRDPNTRLPNGRFLPPLFNFKPSELKGVPVEMLVKLIPPHARKQCASFSS, from the exons ATGGCATCAGCGGGTGTAGCACCTGCTTCTGGAGTAAAAGATATGAACGGAAGTTCAGTTGCTGTTGAAAGATTACCTGATGAGATGAATGACATGAAGATCAGGGATGACAGG GAAATGGAAACTGCTGTGGTAGATGGAAATGGCACTGAAACGGGACACATAATTGTCACTACCATTGGTGGTAAAAATGGTCAGCCCAAGCAG ACAATAAGCTATATGGCTGAGCGTGTTGTTGGACATGGGTCTTTTGGTGTGGTTTTCCAG GCGAAGTGCTTGGAGACTGGTGAAACTGTGGCTATAAAGAAGGTTCTTCAGGACAAGAGATACAAGAACCGGGAATTGCAAACAATGCGCCTTCTTGACCACCCTAATGTCGTCTCTTTGAAGCATTGCTTCTTCTCAACGACTGAGAAAGATGAGCTCTATCTTAACTTGGTACTGGAGTATGTTCCCGAGACTGTCAATAGGGTGATTAGACACTACAACAAAATGAATCAAAGGATGCCACTGATATATGTCAAACTATATTCTTATCAG ATATTTAGAGCACTTGCTTATCTTCACAACAGCATTGGAGTATGTCACAGGGACATAAAACCTCAAAATTTACTG GTCAATCCTCACACCCACCAGCTGAAGATATGTGACTTTGGAAGTGCTAAAATTTTG GTAAAAGGTGAACCAAACATATCTTACATCTGTTCTAGGTACTACAGAGCTCCTGAGCTCATATTTGGGGCAACTGAATACACCACTGCCATTGACATCTGGTCAGGTGGTTGTGTACTTGGCGAACTATTACTTGGCCAG CCTCTCTTTCCGGGTGAGAGTGGAGTAGACCAACTTGTGGAAATTATCAAG GTTTTAGGTACGCCAACAAGGGAAGAAATCAAGTGTATGAATCCTAATTACACAGAATTTAAATTCCCTCAAATCAAAGCTCATCCATGGCACAAg ATCTTTCACAAGCGGATGCCGCCTGAAGCTGTGGATCTTGTTGCAAGACTACTGCAGTACTCTCCAAATCTTCGAAGCACAGCT TTGGAGGCTCTTGTCCATCCATTCTTTGATGAACTGCGCGATCCGAATACCCGCCTACCAAATGGACGCTTTCTTCCTCCATTGTTCAACTTTAAACCAAGTG AGCTGAAGGGAGTGCCTGTGGAGATGCTGGTGAAGCTGATTCCTCCTCATGCAAGAAAGCAGTGTGCCTCCTTTAGTTCATAG
- the LOC112695702 gene encoding glycogen synthase kinase-3 homolog MsK-3 isoform X2, producing MVSPSRSVPDFISFLVMLIFCVLFQAKCLETGETVAIKKVLQDKRYKNRELQTMRLLDHPNVVSLKHCFFSTTEKDELYLNLVLEYVPETVNRVIRHYNKMNQRMPLIYVKLYSYQIFRALAYLHNSIGVCHRDIKPQNLLVNPHTHQLKICDFGSAKILVKGEPNISYICSRYYRAPELIFGATEYTTAIDIWSGGCVLGELLLGQPLFPGESGVDQLVEIIKVLGTPTREEIKCMNPNYTEFKFPQIKAHPWHKIFHKRMPPEAVDLVARLLQYSPNLRSTALEALVHPFFDELRDPNTRLPNGRFLPPLFNFKPSELKGVPVEMLVKLIPPHARKQCASFSS from the exons ATGGTCAGCCCAAGCAGGTCTGTGCCTGATTTCATTTCATTTCT GGTGATGCTTATTTTCTGTGTTTTGTTTCAGGCGAAGTGCTTGGAGACTGGTGAAACTGTGGCTATAAAGAAGGTTCTTCAGGACAAGAGATACAAGAACCGGGAATTGCAAACAATGCGCCTTCTTGACCACCCTAATGTCGTCTCTTTGAAGCATTGCTTCTTCTCAACGACTGAGAAAGATGAGCTCTATCTTAACTTGGTACTGGAGTATGTTCCCGAGACTGTCAATAGGGTGATTAGACACTACAACAAAATGAATCAAAGGATGCCACTGATATATGTCAAACTATATTCTTATCAG ATATTTAGAGCACTTGCTTATCTTCACAACAGCATTGGAGTATGTCACAGGGACATAAAACCTCAAAATTTACTG GTCAATCCTCACACCCACCAGCTGAAGATATGTGACTTTGGAAGTGCTAAAATTTTG GTAAAAGGTGAACCAAACATATCTTACATCTGTTCTAGGTACTACAGAGCTCCTGAGCTCATATTTGGGGCAACTGAATACACCACTGCCATTGACATCTGGTCAGGTGGTTGTGTACTTGGCGAACTATTACTTGGCCAG CCTCTCTTTCCGGGTGAGAGTGGAGTAGACCAACTTGTGGAAATTATCAAG GTTTTAGGTACGCCAACAAGGGAAGAAATCAAGTGTATGAATCCTAATTACACAGAATTTAAATTCCCTCAAATCAAAGCTCATCCATGGCACAAg ATCTTTCACAAGCGGATGCCGCCTGAAGCTGTGGATCTTGTTGCAAGACTACTGCAGTACTCTCCAAATCTTCGAAGCACAGCT TTGGAGGCTCTTGTCCATCCATTCTTTGATGAACTGCGCGATCCGAATACCCGCCTACCAAATGGACGCTTTCTTCCTCCATTGTTCAACTTTAAACCAAGTG AGCTGAAGGGAGTGCCTGTGGAGATGCTGGTGAAGCTGATTCCTCCTCATGCAAGAAAGCAGTGTGCCTCCTTTAGTTCATAG
- the LOC112695701 gene encoding polygalacturonase At1g48100, whose protein sequence is MLRMKYCHISALVLCMFLLSLILSIQARHHSHKRQRHSHSHKSSRTFDVTKFGAIGDGITDDTESFKMAWDTACESESEFNVIIVPKGFSFLIRPTIFTGPCHGYLVLKVDGTIMPPDGPDSWPKNNTKRLWLVFYRINGMSLEGGGLIDGRGDKWWELPCKPHRGPNGTTAPGPCDSPMAINFFMGSNLTVQELRVRDSPQIHLRFDACRSVHIESIHIKAPRLSPNTDGIHIENSTDVKIYNTVISNGDDCVSIGTGCYDVDIKNITCGPGHGISIGSLGKYNSRACVSNIKVRDSVIQMTDNGVRIKTWQGGSGYVSGITFSNIHMYNVRNPMIIDQFYCLKEGEVCRNKTSAVVVSDILYRNIKGTYDIRSPPMRFACSDSVPCTNLTLSDIELLPDQGDMVVDPFCWNAYGDLRTQTIPPVFCLLDGFPQSILHNDIAHCTRYS, encoded by the exons ATGTTGAGAATGAAGTATTGTCACATTTCAGCACTAGTGTTGTGCATGTTTCTCCTTTCCTTAATTCTTTCAATCCAAGCTAGACATCATTCCCATAAAAGACAGAGACATTCACATTCTCATAAATCATCTAGAACTTTTGATGTAACAAAATTTGGAGCCATTGGAGATGGAATAACAGATGATACAGAGTCATTCAAGATGGCATGGGACACTGCCTGTGAAAGTGAATCAGAATTTAATGTTATTATTGTTCCCAAAGGTTTCTCCTTCCTCATTCGGCCCACTATTTTCACTGGTCCTTGCCATGGTTACTTAGTATTGAAG GTGGATGGAACTATAATGCCACCAGATGGACCTGATTCTTGGCCAAAGAACAATACTAAGCGTCTATGGCTGGTGTTTTATAGAATCAATGGAATGTCACTTGAAGGAGGTGGTTTAATAGATGGAAGAGGAGATAAATGGTGGGAACTTCCTTGTAAGCCTCACAGG GGACCAAATGGAACAACTGCTCCTGGACCTTGTGATAGCCCAATG gccataaatttttttatgggtTCCAACTTGACTGTGCAAGAACTTAGGGTCAGGGACAGCCCCCAGATTCATTTAAGATTTGATGCATGCAGAAGTGTCCACATTGAATCTATCCACATAAAAGCTCCAAGACTAAGCCCCAACACTGATGGAATTCACATAGAAAACAGCACTGATGTCAAAATATATAATACTGTGATTTCTAATG GTGATGATTGTGTGTCCATTGGAACCGGTTGCTATGATGTTGATATAAAGAACATTACTTGTGGTCCTGGTCATGGAATCAG CATTGGTAGCTTGGGAAAGTACAACTCTAGAGCATGTGTTTCAAACATTAAGGTGAGAGACTCAGTTATTCAGATGACAGATAATGGAGTTAGGATCAAGACATGGCAAGGTGGATCAGGATATGTATCAGGAATAACATTCAGCAACATTCATATGTATAATGTTAGAAACCCCATGATAATAGACCAATTCTATTGCCTCAAAGAGGGTGAAGTGTGCAGAAACAAAACCTCTGCAGTGGTTGTATCAGACATTCTATACAGAAACATAAAGGGAACATATGATATAAGGAGCCCTCCTATGAGATTTGCATGCAGTGACAGTGTTCCATGCACCAACTTAACCCTCTCAGATATTGAGCTTCTTCCTGATCAAGGAGATATGGTTGTTGATCCTTTCTGTTGGAATGCTTATGGTGATCTCAGGACACAAACCATTCCACCAGTTTTTTGCTTGCTTGATGGATTTCCTCAGTCCATCTTGCACAATGACATAGCTCATTGCACGCGGTATTCATGA